The sequence ACATAGGAACTCAACTTCTTCCCTAGCTTTTTTCAGTGAGGAATTTACTTTCGTTTCAAGTTCGATAAAATTTCCTAGTCCCTTAATTTTATCTAAGTGAATTCGGGTATTTTTGTAATGAAACAATGTTCTATGTTTTTTCACTGTGACAAGAGGTTTCATGAACAACTTAAAAAAACTTACCCATTCTTTCGGTGATTCAACTTTGATGAAATGAAATTTGGACCATCGCTCCCTTCCATCCTCAACGCGACTGTAAAATATTACAGACTTTTCACCATTTGAATCTCTTACTTTCAACCTTCCTTTTTCATTTTGGAAATAAACATCCACCTGCTCGGACGAATAAATTTTTTGAGCTTTGAGTTTAGTAATTCTATTCAAGAATTTGACTCGATTGGCAAGCTTAATTTTAATTTCAAGATTTTTCGGCATTCATTTTTCCCAAATCATTAGTAATTCATTATTTAACCTCGGCTTAACAGAAGATATTGGTCTCTCAGAATATTTCAAATTGAATTTTTCACTGAACATTTTATATGTCTCTAAAGCATCCACAGTGAAAGGAGGTGTATGTTCAGCTTTATTTATTAGCGGAAAAAAAAGTGCAACGAAAAGACCTCCCTGTCTTAATACTTCGAAGACCAAATCTCTGTATTCAACTCTTCTTTTCGGATCGATTGCACAGAAAGTCGTGTACTCCAGAACATAATCAAACCTCTCTCCGAATTTTTTATTCAGAGTAAATAAATCTTGGTTCAGAAATTCAACTTTCACATTTTTCATTTGTGCATTTTTTTTCGCTCTTAAAATTGCTTCACTTGAGAAATCGTTTGCATAAACCTCAAAACCATTTTCTGCGAATAAGATTGCATCATGCCCGCTTCCACAGCCAAGTACAAGAATTGATCCTTTGCTTTTCAGCCACTGTGTTTGCTGCAAATCAGCAAAAACTTTTGTTGGATGACTTAATTCCCAATTATCTAAGTTATTGCGGTACTTTTCGTCCCAAAACTCTGAATCACTCACTGATGAAGAATTGTCTTTCATTTTTTTGAAAATGTATTAAACTTTATGCATATTAACAACGTTCAAGAACTTAATATTATGGATTACAGTGAAATTAAATTAAAAAAGAAAGAAGACAAACGAATAAGGAATGGGCACTTATGGATTTTCAGCAATGAAGTAGAAAATCTTGATAGGTCGATTCCCACTGGTTCGATAGTAAATATTCTTTCTCATGATGATAGATATTTGGGGAGAGGGTTCTTCAATCCGAATGCGCTGATCTCCGCAAGAATATTTACTACGATCGACGAAGAAATAAACCGAGACTTTTTTTTCAGACAGATCCAAGCAGCTGCAGATTTACGAAATAAACTTTATCCCAATAGGACAGTTTATAGATTAATCCACAGTGAAAGTGATCTCCTCCCAGGATTGATTATTGATAGATACAATGATTCCTATTCTATTCAATTTAATACTGTTGGTTTGGAAGAATTCCAGGGTGTGATCATTGACGTACTAAAAAGCCAACTTGATGCAAAAAATATAATCCTAAGAAATGATACGACTGCAAGAGAGCTAGAAAACTTAAGACGTTATAAAGAAGTGGTCATTGGTGAGAACATAGCTGAAATTGTTGATGACGGTGTAATTAAATATAAAGTCGATGTGCTAAATGGACAGAAAACCGGTATGTATCTCGATCAAGTAGAGAATAGACATTCTATTTTATCCATCTGTAAAGATGCTAATGTTCTCGATTGCTTTTGCAATGACGGAGGATTTTCGTTAGCAGCGCTCAAAGGAGGTGCAGCAAAAGTTACTTCTATTGAGATTTCCGCTGATGCTTTGAAGAATTACGCCGTAAATATTTCAATCAATGAACTTGAGAAAGAACGTACTGAACTGATTGAAGATGATGTTTTTGACGTTCTTAAAAAATTCAGAGATGAGAATAAGAAATTTGATGTAATAAACCTCGATCCTCCTTCATTTACGAAATCGAAAAAGAATATCCCGCAAGCAAAGAAAGGTTATTTTGTCGTTAATAATCACGCATTTAATTTAGTTGAGAAGAATGGATTTATTGCAACTTCATCTTGTTCTCATCATATTAGTGAGGAAGAATTCTTAGAAATTCTAATCAATGCGGCAAAAAAATCCAAAAGAAAATTTTCAATTGTAAAAGTTGCCGGCGCAGCCCCCGATCATCCCATCCATCCAAAAATGCCGGAAACAAAATATTTAAAATTTGTATTATTGAAAGTCTTAGATTAGAAGAATTGATGAAAAAAATTATTGTCTTTTTGTTTTGTTTAACACTAACTGCGGCTGCGCAAGATACTGCTAATGAGAGCTTGTATAACTCGCTCGGTTTTGATTTTATGATCTCCGAAGGAGGAATCGGGATAGGTGGTTTTTACAGTAAAGAATTTACTTCGACATTGAGCGGATTTATTGATCTTTCGTTTTCAGAGTCGAAGGATGATAAGGAATTTGAGTATGTGGACTATTGGGGACAAGTTCATGTTGTCGGGAAAAAAAATCGTGTGTTCGTATTGCCTCTTAATGTAGGAGTGAAATACAGATTATTCAAAGAAGATATTGTGGATAATTTCCGACCCTATCTTAATTTTTCAGTTGGACCAGCAATGGTTGTCACTACACCTTTCCGCGAGGATTTCTTCCGAAGCTTTAAATATGCGCAAGCAAAATATACGATCGGCGGGTATGTTGGGATCGGTGCACAATTTGGATTTGATAGAATTAATTCTGTCGGACTGAATCTTAGATACTACTATATCCATTTCTTTGATGAAGGAGTTGAAAGTATGTCTGGATTTCGAAGAAAAAATCTCGGCGGAATATATGTTACATTCAACTTTGGATTTTCAATCTGATAATTTGCCGTTCAAGTAAAATTGTTTAAAAATTTTCTCAGTATTTCCATTTAATAGTACAGCCAATTGTAAAAGTCTCTTTTGTCGAGACTTCTTTTCCGTTAAGTAACTCATTAATGGCATTTTTAAGATAAGGCTCTTTAATTTTGTTGGGATATTCCCAATTATCATCGATCTTACCATGGAACTGAAGGGTCCGATTTTCATCAAACAAAAATATTTCTGGAGTGTGCGTTGCTCCAAATGCTGAAGCGATTTTTTGATCTGCATCTCTTAAATAAGCAAAATTGAATCCAAGTTTACTAGCTCGCTTCTTCATATCCACGAAAGAGTCTTCCGGATAGTTGATCTCATCGTTGGAATTTATCGCAACAATGAAAAGATCTTTTTCAAAATCCATTTGGATATCAATCATTCTTCCTTCGTATGCCTTAACATATGGACAATGATTGCAACTGAATATTATACATAAAAGTTTTTTACTGCTGAATGACTCAAGCGAGTGATGTTTATCATCAATGCCCAACAACTCAAAGTTTGGTGCTTTCGAGCCGATTTTCAATTTTTCGGTGGCCACAACTTCTCCTTTTAATATTATTTAGTATTTAAGTAACTTTACTAATAAAATATCAAATTGTTGAAAATGAAAAAAGTAATTATCCTAACATTAGCACTATTTTTTATGCGTACAAATAAAACCCTTTCACAATCTGATTTTTTGGAATATATCCACTCGCATTATTCTAAATATAAATCTGTTCAAATCGAGCAAAGAAGATTTGAGCCAAAACATTATTTTGAAATAATGGATTCTCTTTCAAACGAGTCAGGCGGATTAATAAGGAAGTCGCAGGTTGGAACTTCTTTCAAAGGAATTCCGATTTCACTTTATGAAGTTGGAAATGGAAAAAATAAAATTCTGTTATGGTCGCAAATGCATGGAGATGAATCGACGGCTTCTCAAGCAATACTCGATATTTTTAATTTTTTCATTTCACACAAAGACTGCTCGCATTCAGCATGTAAATCAATTTTTTCTGAGTGCACTCTATTGTTTATTCCAATCCTAAATCCAGACGGAACAAAAAAATTCGAAAGAAGAAATTTTCAAGAGATTGATATAAACCGTGACGCAATCCGTTTACAAACACCAGAAGGAAAAATCTTGAAAACGATTCAAGAAGAGTACAAACCGGATTTCGGATTCAACCTGCATGATCAGCTAACGACATATTCTGTTGGGAAGACTGGAAAACCTGCGTCGATCTCGTTGCTTGCACCAGCTTATAATTTTAATAAAGATATCAATGACATAAGAAAGCGGGCAATTCAAATATGTGTCGTAATTAAAAATTCGATCTCTAAATTCTACCCGGGTTTTGTCGCGCGTTACGATGATGAATTTGA is a genomic window of Ignavibacteria bacterium containing:
- the cyaB gene encoding class IV adenylate cyclase; this translates as MPKNLEIKIKLANRVKFLNRITKLKAQKIYSSEQVDVYFQNEKGRLKVRDSNGEKSVIFYSRVEDGRERWSKFHFIKVESPKEWVSFFKLFMKPLVTVKKHRTLFHYKNTRIHLDKIKGLGNFIELETKVNSSLKKAREEVEFLCKDLGLSKNDQILNSYSDLLIAKKVKSKK
- a CDS encoding methyltransferase domain-containing protein codes for the protein MKDNSSSVSDSEFWDEKYRNNLDNWELSHPTKVFADLQQTQWLKSKGSILVLGCGSGHDAILFAENGFEVYANDFSSEAILRAKKNAQMKNVKVEFLNQDLFTLNKKFGERFDYVLEYTTFCAIDPKRRVEYRDLVFEVLRQGGLFVALFFPLINKAEHTPPFTVDALETYKMFSEKFNLKYSERPISSVKPRLNNELLMIWEK
- a CDS encoding class I SAM-dependent rRNA methyltransferase — protein: MHINNVQELNIMDYSEIKLKKKEDKRIRNGHLWIFSNEVENLDRSIPTGSIVNILSHDDRYLGRGFFNPNALISARIFTTIDEEINRDFFFRQIQAAADLRNKLYPNRTVYRLIHSESDLLPGLIIDRYNDSYSIQFNTVGLEEFQGVIIDVLKSQLDAKNIILRNDTTARELENLRRYKEVVIGENIAEIVDDGVIKYKVDVLNGQKTGMYLDQVENRHSILSICKDANVLDCFCNDGGFSLAALKGGAAKVTSIEISADALKNYAVNISINELEKERTELIEDDVFDVLKKFRDENKKFDVINLDPPSFTKSKKNIPQAKKGYFVVNNHAFNLVEKNGFIATSSCSHHISEEEFLEILINAAKKSKRKFSIVKVAGAAPDHPIHPKMPETKYLKFVLLKVLD
- a CDS encoding thioredoxin family protein, with amino-acid sequence MATEKLKIGSKAPNFELLGIDDKHHSLESFSSKKLLCIIFSCNHCPYVKAYEGRMIDIQMDFEKDLFIVAINSNDEINYPEDSFVDMKKRASKLGFNFAYLRDADQKIASAFGATHTPEIFLFDENRTLQFHGKIDDNWEYPNKIKEPYLKNAINELLNGKEVSTKETFTIGCTIKWKY
- a CDS encoding peptidase M14 → MKKVIILTLALFFMRTNKTLSQSDFLEYIHSHYSKYKSVQIEQRRFEPKHYFEIMDSLSNESGGLIRKSQVGTSFKGIPISLYEVGNGKNKILLWSQMHGDESTASQAILDIFNFFISHKDCSHSACKSIFSECTLLFIPILNPDGTKKFERRNFQEIDINRDAIRLQTPEGKILKTIQEEYKPDFGFNLHDQLTTYSVGKTGKPASISLLAPAYNFNKDINDIRKRAIQICVVIKNSISKFYPGFVARYDDEFEPRAFGDNIQSWGTSTILIESGGYFNDPEKQEVRKMNFIALMNSFLSIAENSYSKFKEEEYFNIPENDRSLFHLLVKNCTVSKDGFNYTVDLGINYSERFDSLRNKYVEKYTVADLGDLSTYSSYDTIDVDGLSLNIGKVHPEIITNFSKLKKMDCNKLLADGITTVIFQNDKFDEKELKSTLNQMISTIKEPMRESQHLMGHSANFYFTDKNEIVKKVISNGRLVFER